The following are encoded together in the Vanrija pseudolonga chromosome 7, complete sequence genome:
- the Pkd1l3 gene encoding Polycystic kidney disease protein 1-like 3, giving the protein MCFTHSFSDSDNDKPKKSKGKGKRASRKATKSKKEDVNQTAKPAAEPSPPSSPESTPPPVALLLSTAPPSPNPPSVNPDAADPVTENTNATTSAAAKPVATEPVAAEPAPQEPAAAEPTVAKPTTVTPASPKPSAVTPSPSKPSPAKPSSATPATAKPSPSKPATAANPTGSTSTAAKPTDATHAGATTTEQHPADSKPARATTTGAKPSGETPADTKPNPINAAVPPPAPTRPPPNYAGGGETTPSMTQPNATPDDAGFDRGGGGGGGGGVDGPGESAQDARGHDEKGGAGTGDADGASPGVIIVLGAGAAGQGEAGVEDWEHDKEVRSQEEGGNQEDGHECQEGDCDNQMDDRQEGNKDGADKCDDDSKEEKKLSNDNEEPTHQPEESVHDQNKDGAEGGCGDHEDHGDDLAGRDDGEPDEGKAQMCEGEGNGAEGDYYAQRDGQYDAQGDGEYDAQGDGEYYAQAGAQTGDGAYYTPEGDAQYGDYTQEVDAQYGDDSQYYVAQYGDSQFYPQGDSDYYPVDQDDSEYYPVDQGDSEYYPVEQGYVDYNDDQGYGGCNNGQGYDNGWDC; this is encoded by the exons ATGTG TTTCACGCACTCGTTCAGCGACAGTGACAACGACAAGCCGAAGAAgagcaagggcaagggcaagcgtGCCAGTCGCAAAGCGACCAAATCAAAGAAGGAGGATGTCAACCAGACAGCAAAGCCCGCGGCGGAGCCCAGCCCCCCGTCGTCCCCCGAGTCTACTCCCCCTCCCGTCGCACTCTTGCTCTCCACGGCACCTCCTTCCCCCAACCCCCCCTCGGTTAATCCCGACGCCGCGGACCCGGTCACCGAGAATACCAATGCCACTACATCTGCAGCCGCTAAGCCCGTCGCCACAGAGCCTGTCGCTGCGGAGCCCGCCCCTCAGGAGCCTGCAGCTGCAGAGCCTACGGTCGCCAAGCCAACTACAGTGACACCTGCTTCTCCCAAACCCTCTGCGGTGACGCCGTCCCCTTCAAAGCCTTCCCCAGCAAAGCCGTCATCTGCAACGCCGGCCACCGCGAAGCCTTCCCCTTCAAAGCCGGCTACGGCCGCGAATCCCACCGGCTCGACGTCCACAGCTGCGAAGCCCACCGACGCGACACACGCTGGTGCGACGACCACCGAGCAGCACCCCGCCGATTCGAAGCCCGCCCGTGCCACGACCACCGGGGCGAAGCCGAGCGGTGAGACCCCTGCCGACACGAAGCCAAACCCCATCAACGCAGCGGTCCCACCTCCCGCCCCCACCAGGCCACCCCCGAACTATGCA GGTGGAGGCGAGACCACGCCCAGCATGACGCAGCCCAATGCGACGCCTGACGACGCTGGATTTGAccgcggtggcggtggcggtggtggtggcggtgtcgACGGACCTGGCGAGAGCGCACAGGACGCCCGCGGCCATGACGAGAAAGGAGGCGCGGGGACTGGGGACGCGGACGGTGCGTCCCCCGGCGTCATCATCGTCCTTGGTGCTGGTGCGGCCGGGCAGGGTGAAGCTGGGGTTGAGGACTGGGAGCACGACAAGGAGGTCCGCAGCCAGGAGGAGGGTGGCAACCAGGAGGACGGGCACGAGTGCCAGGAGGGCGACTGCGACAACCAGATGGACGACCGCCAGGAAGGGAACAAGGACGGCGCTGACAagtgcgacgacgacagcaaggAAGAGAAGAAACTCTCGAATGACAACGAGGAGCCTACGCACCAGCCGGAGGAGTCCGTTCATGATCAAAACAAAGAtggggccgagggcggctgTGGTGATCACGAAgaccacggcgacgacctcgccggccgcgacgatggcgagccGGACGAGGGTAAGGCGCAGATGTGCGAGGGAGAGGGCAATGGTGCGGAGGGCGACTACTATGCCCAGCGTGACGGCCAGTACGATGCCCAGGGTGACGGCGAGTATGATGCCCAGGGTGACGGCGAGTACTATGCCCAGGCGGGTGCCCAGACGGGTGACGGCGCGTATTATACCCCGGAGGGTGATGCCCAGTACGGCGACTACACCCAGGAAGTCGACGCTCagtacggcgacgacagccagTACTATGTCGCCCAGTACGGTGACTCCCAGTTCTATCCCCAGGGCGACAGCGACTACTACCCCGTTGACCAGGACGACAGCGAGTACTACCCTGTCGATCAGGGCGACAGCGAGTACTACCCCGTCGAACAGGGGTACGTCGACTACAACGATGACCAGGGATACGGCGGCTGCAACAATGGCCAGGGATACGACAACGGTTGGGATTGTTAG